A window of the Pelagicoccus enzymogenes genome harbors these coding sequences:
- a CDS encoding HTTM domain-containing protein, which yields MPRKQEEPIPKSIALAWAFAGLLHLLTFRWALPLSWDGIVYTAATFLLLAKPGKPLRQAAFLLSTILLIAWNYPTVSNHIVLEFWIMLSLAGTFLVRRWVPNAKTPASASFFDTIAPLVRIQYLLAFAFAAFSKLNSDFLDPEWSCAALFAERSLEFLQLETLSFGILSPDHRIFATGAIFLALCLEIAIPCLLLFRRTRRPGICLALLFHFAMGFVPILGISSYSALSFTLLLFFFPKESLQSLEHKLDRIFKSLPFARKTTFPTPLLTASLLAIALFLQHRYFHPAATPIAFLVWLTIYLPFTLLAFQALKCGKGFTTEQANRPLPRPRFLAIFALPVLMLGLLPYIGLQTQGSFTMFSNLRTLGPQPNHLLAAFARPQREPILIKIHSTNHPNLASYPKSGLLLTSHEFARKTTGTNEDYFVLCEYEGKMELVGRFNGELTPHPILHELRFPTSWIRFRDVPEADHCPCTW from the coding sequence ATGCCACGAAAACAGGAGGAGCCCATACCCAAGAGCATCGCTCTCGCTTGGGCGTTCGCCGGCCTGCTCCACCTACTGACCTTCCGCTGGGCTCTCCCCTTAAGTTGGGACGGAATAGTCTACACGGCCGCCACCTTCCTTCTGCTTGCAAAGCCCGGGAAGCCCCTTCGCCAAGCAGCCTTTTTGCTGTCGACGATTCTTCTCATTGCTTGGAACTACCCAACAGTGTCCAATCACATCGTATTGGAATTCTGGATAATGCTGTCCCTGGCGGGAACGTTTCTCGTACGGCGATGGGTCCCCAACGCTAAAACCCCAGCGAGCGCTTCATTCTTCGACACCATCGCTCCTCTCGTGCGGATCCAATACCTGCTGGCCTTCGCGTTTGCAGCGTTTTCCAAGCTCAACAGCGACTTCCTCGATCCGGAATGGAGCTGCGCCGCCCTTTTTGCCGAACGCAGCCTGGAGTTCCTCCAGCTCGAGACCCTGAGCTTTGGAATCCTTTCCCCAGACCACCGCATCTTCGCCACCGGAGCCATCTTCCTAGCGCTCTGCTTGGAAATCGCGATCCCTTGCCTACTGCTTTTCCGCAGAACACGACGTCCAGGCATCTGCCTCGCTCTCCTCTTTCACTTCGCCATGGGATTCGTTCCCATACTCGGCATCAGCAGCTACTCGGCGCTTTCTTTCACGCTCTTGCTCTTCTTTTTTCCCAAGGAGTCCCTGCAAAGCCTAGAGCATAAACTGGATCGTATTTTCAAATCGCTACCTTTCGCCCGCAAAACGACCTTCCCCACCCCGCTACTCACCGCTTCACTTCTCGCAATCGCCCTATTTCTCCAGCACCGCTACTTTCACCCCGCAGCCACTCCCATCGCCTTTCTCGTTTGGTTGACGATCTATCTGCCCTTCACTCTTTTGGCCTTTCAGGCTCTGAAATGCGGCAAGGGGTTCACGACCGAACAAGCCAACCGACCGCTTCCGCGCCCGAGATTCCTCGCGATCTTCGCCCTGCCCGTCCTCATGCTCGGGCTCTTGCCTTACATCGGCCTGCAGACTCAAGGATCCTTCACCATGTTCAGCAACTTGCGAACTCTCGGCCCGCAACCGAATCACCTTCTCGCGGCGTTCGCCCGTCCCCAGCGAGAGCCCATCTTGATAAAGATCCATTCGACCAATCATCCCAATCTAGCATCGTATCCAAAATCCGGATTGCTTCTCACGAGCCACGAATTCGCCCGCAAGACAACAGGTACTAACGAAGACTACTTCGTCCTTTGCGAGTACGAGGGGAAGATGGAGCTGGTCGGCAGATTCAACGGCGAATTAACGCCACATCCGATACTCCACGAACTACGGTTCCCCACTTCTTGGATACGTTTCCGCGACGTCCCTGAAGCGGACCATTGTCCTTGCACCTGGTAA
- a CDS encoding DUF4336 domain-containing protein codes for MEKLAENVWFLPFELKALGVNIGRNVTVIRLSSGELLLHSTAPFTSQQVERIRGLGKVRWITDPMVDHDTFSQKGIAAFEEAVFLAPDGFPEQQGVSVQPLLPIPEAWGEEIQVLRLEGADSFSEHVFFHRSSRTLIVCDLLMNFPDPGSSWQRMALRIGLGPKQDPGTSRRLKFAVKDRQRFRASLEKVLQWPFERVVVGHGEPLREDAYQLSKAAWTKAGWLES; via the coding sequence ATGGAGAAGCTAGCAGAGAACGTTTGGTTTTTGCCCTTCGAGTTGAAGGCTTTGGGAGTGAACATTGGCAGGAACGTTACCGTGATACGCCTCTCCTCAGGAGAGTTGTTGCTGCACTCTACGGCTCCTTTCACCTCGCAGCAGGTGGAGCGGATTCGAGGGCTGGGCAAGGTACGTTGGATCACCGACCCCATGGTGGACCACGACACCTTTTCCCAGAAGGGAATTGCGGCTTTCGAGGAAGCAGTCTTTCTGGCTCCGGATGGTTTTCCTGAGCAGCAAGGAGTTTCGGTGCAGCCCTTGCTCCCGATACCGGAAGCGTGGGGGGAAGAGATTCAGGTCTTGCGGCTAGAGGGAGCGGATAGCTTCAGCGAACACGTCTTTTTCCACCGGTCCAGCCGCACTCTAATCGTCTGCGACCTCTTGATGAATTTTCCTGACCCTGGATCTTCCTGGCAACGCATGGCTTTGCGTATCGGACTGGGGCCGAAGCAAGATCCGGGAACGTCACGGCGCTTGAAGTTCGCCGTCAAGGACCGGCAGCGTTTTCGAGCGTCTTTAGAGAAAGTCCTTCAGTGGCCGTTCGAGCGAGTGGTGGTGGGACACGGCGAGCCATTGCGAGAAGATGCGTATCAGCTGAGCAAAGCGGCTTGGACCAAGGCGGGCTGGTTGGAAAGTTAG
- a CDS encoding mechanosensitive ion channel family protein, which produces MIEKLSEYLNYPILINIAVVLVAAFTLNLLAKRLFDHNLRKAKNSDRRTGITFLRNAVKATILIISVMAIVYSIPTLRSLAVGFFAGASILAAIIGFASQKAFSNIVSGIFIVLFKPFRVDDIIKINGEIGTIEDITLRHTVIRALENKRLIYPNSVIDSEPIINWSIRDEKAQKFMFISVGFEADLDRAVEIIKEESAKHPNLLDLRTQEEVAAGAQLVDVQLLDFKDSMVNFRVPLWARDLPTAMNMTWEVQGAVKRRFDAEKIPLGRPSQVNYSGPQLQQPPSKGDTTKQ; this is translated from the coding sequence ATGATCGAGAAACTTTCCGAGTACCTGAACTACCCCATCCTCATCAACATTGCCGTCGTGCTCGTAGCCGCCTTTACGCTCAACCTCCTCGCCAAGCGGCTCTTCGACCACAACCTGCGCAAGGCGAAAAACAGCGACCGCCGCACCGGCATCACCTTCCTGCGCAACGCCGTCAAAGCCACCATCCTCATCATTTCGGTGATGGCCATCGTCTACAGCATCCCCACTCTGCGTTCGCTCGCTGTCGGCTTCTTCGCCGGCGCCAGCATCCTCGCCGCCATCATCGGCTTCGCTTCCCAAAAGGCGTTCTCCAACATCGTAAGCGGCATTTTCATCGTGCTCTTCAAGCCCTTCCGAGTGGACGACATCATAAAAATCAACGGCGAGATCGGCACCATCGAGGATATCACCCTGCGACACACCGTGATTCGCGCCCTCGAGAACAAGCGACTCATCTATCCCAATTCCGTGATCGATTCCGAGCCGATTATCAATTGGTCCATCCGTGACGAGAAGGCTCAAAAATTCATGTTCATCAGCGTGGGATTCGAGGCCGATCTCGACCGAGCCGTGGAGATCATCAAAGAGGAATCAGCCAAGCACCCCAACCTGCTCGACCTCCGCACCCAAGAGGAAGTCGCGGCCGGAGCCCAATTGGTCGACGTGCAGCTCCTCGACTTCAAGGACTCGATGGTCAACTTCCGAGTTCCGCTCTGGGCCCGCGACCTTCCCACCGCCATGAACATGACATGGGAGGTGCAAGGCGCCGTCAAACGTCGCTTCGACGCGGAGAAGATCCCCCTCGGGCGTCCCTCTCAAGTCAACTATTCCGGGCCTCAACTCCAACAACCCCCGAGCAAGGGCGACACCACCAAGCAATGA
- a CDS encoding zinc ribbon domain-containing protein, with protein MPTQPCPECGEALSPKAASCPHCGYPQEDGPKPRAGGWQAASRARTPINVFALAMMACASLFGVSATQIEGHALSAFTYALHIFLAIAGMFFICLLFCRSSIYHPEELARAKKDGLEIPPDRPVLAAILIGVMIIGYSLYQLLSR; from the coding sequence ATGCCAACCCAACCTTGTCCCGAATGTGGCGAAGCCCTATCCCCTAAAGCCGCCAGTTGCCCTCACTGCGGCTATCCGCAAGAAGATGGGCCGAAGCCGAGAGCAGGAGGTTGGCAGGCAGCCTCCAGGGCGAGAACGCCCATCAACGTATTCGCTCTGGCCATGATGGCTTGCGCCTCCCTCTTTGGCGTCAGCGCGACGCAGATCGAAGGCCACGCTCTCTCCGCATTCACCTACGCCCTCCATATCTTCCTGGCCATCGCCGGCATGTTCTTCATTTGCCTTCTCTTCTGCCGCTCCTCTATCTACCACCCCGAGGAGCTCGCTCGAGCGAAAAAGGACGGGCTCGAAATCCCGCCTGACCGTCCCGTGCTTGCCGCAATCCTTATTGGCGTAATGATTATTGGATACAGCCTTTACCAGCTCCTCAGCCGCTAG
- a CDS encoding DUF4136 domain-containing protein has product MKTQITLLASTAAFVLLLSGCTSSRAVRAESNLSETSLYQNDTYAVTISESGKSSVEFSPREQSEAKRALQSALESKGLTPAASDSSADYLVRFDTYTKTDRESFAASFPHRDVYVRSHTRGINTPLGTVPTGRDTHVVEREYNLYAGDSDHTERFFVVDIVSPETEEIIWRGYTRRGSDRLDSKRVSEEIQRIVKELPVKKSPPNKDDLI; this is encoded by the coding sequence ATGAAAACACAAATTACACTCTTAGCATCAACAGCCGCATTCGTCTTATTGCTATCCGGTTGCACCTCCAGTCGAGCCGTGCGAGCCGAATCGAACCTCAGCGAAACGAGCCTGTATCAGAACGATACCTACGCAGTCACTATTTCGGAAAGCGGAAAGAGCTCGGTGGAATTCAGCCCACGCGAACAAAGCGAAGCGAAAAGAGCCCTCCAATCCGCGCTCGAGTCAAAAGGCCTGACTCCTGCCGCTTCGGATTCATCCGCAGACTATCTGGTTCGCTTCGACACCTACACCAAGACCGATCGCGAGTCCTTTGCCGCTTCCTTCCCCCACCGCGACGTCTATGTACGCTCTCACACTCGAGGGATCAACACCCCGCTCGGCACCGTGCCCACCGGTCGCGACACCCATGTAGTCGAACGTGAATACAATCTGTACGCGGGCGACAGCGATCATACCGAACGCTTCTTCGTGGTCGACATCGTCTCCCCGGAAACGGAGGAAATCATCTGGAGAGGCTACACCCGCCGCGGCTCCGACCGTCTTGACTCCAAACGCGTCAGCGAGGAAATCCAAAGGATAGTCAAAGAACTTCCGGTCAAAAAGTCTCCGCCTAATAAGGACGACCTGATATAG
- a CDS encoding SRPBCC family protein, with protein sequence MYQLERVQLLPRTLDEVWPFFCDPQNLDAMTPHFLGFEIVQGGDEAMFAGQVIEYRIQVLPYVRQRWVTEISQCEDKSYFVDEQRIGPYRFWHHLHRFEETSGGVRMTDRVHYQLPFGPLGRLTHALLVKRRLKTIFDFRYAYLGQRFA encoded by the coding sequence ATGTACCAACTGGAGCGCGTGCAGCTTCTGCCACGAACCCTCGACGAGGTTTGGCCCTTCTTTTGCGATCCGCAAAACCTCGACGCTATGACGCCTCACTTTCTCGGTTTTGAAATAGTCCAAGGGGGTGACGAAGCCATGTTCGCTGGTCAAGTAATCGAATACCGGATACAGGTCCTGCCCTACGTTCGCCAACGCTGGGTGACTGAAATCAGCCAATGCGAGGACAAAAGCTACTTCGTGGACGAACAACGCATCGGCCCCTATCGCTTTTGGCACCACCTGCACCGCTTCGAAGAGACTTCCGGGGGCGTTCGCATGACTGATCGCGTCCATTACCAACTTCCCTTTGGACCGCTCGGCAGGCTGACTCACGCCCTCTTAGTCAAGCGACGCCTCAAGACCATCTTCGACTTCCGCTACGCCTACCTCGGCCAACGCTTCGCTTGA
- a CDS encoding glycoside hydrolase family 43 protein: protein MICNPILRGFNPDPSIVRVGEDYYIATSTFEWFPGVQIHHSRDLANWELVTRPLNRPSQLDMIGNPDSGGVWAPCLSHCDGVFYLVYTDVKQWTGTRHKITHNYLVTATDIHGPWSDPIYLDSSGFDASLFHDRNGRKWYLSMIWDHRADKNQFAGTLLQEYDPQGKTLVGPRKNIFLGSELKLTEGPHLYQKDGYYYLLTAEGGTSYDHAVSMARSTAIDGPYEIDPNNPFITSRYAPQAPLQKAGHASLVETADGQWYAVHLCGRPIEVASSDKALSPENGHSSAQRALAPEQRRRCILGRETAIQKLDWPDGDWPRLAHGGRTPALNIESSAQSTPQNHTLRTDFDSPSLNINFQSLRRPIEKSWLDLESRPGWLRLYGQEPSTSTFRQSLIARRIQSFDTETSTAIEFSPNSFKQLAGLIAYYDTANHYFLHLTHDEENGRHLRILKYDAGVYSEFVPAEPSLPQSGIVYLRVSIKMATLQFSYSLDQVSWREVGPAYDSTILSDDYNTLGFTGAFVGLSAQDLSGQGLPADFDWFHYREK from the coding sequence ATGATCTGCAACCCCATCCTCCGAGGCTTCAATCCCGACCCGTCGATCGTCCGCGTCGGCGAAGACTACTACATCGCCACCTCCACCTTCGAATGGTTCCCGGGCGTACAAATTCACCACTCACGCGACCTGGCGAACTGGGAACTCGTAACCCGTCCACTCAATCGCCCTAGCCAGCTCGACATGATCGGCAACCCCGACTCCGGAGGCGTGTGGGCTCCCTGCCTGAGCCATTGCGACGGCGTCTTTTACCTAGTGTATACCGACGTGAAACAGTGGACCGGCACTCGCCACAAAATCACCCACAACTACCTCGTCACCGCGACCGACATCCACGGACCATGGTCCGATCCTATCTACCTCGACTCCAGCGGATTCGACGCGTCACTCTTCCACGACCGAAATGGACGCAAATGGTACCTCAGCATGATTTGGGACCATCGAGCGGATAAGAACCAGTTTGCTGGAACCCTGCTGCAAGAATATGACCCCCAAGGCAAAACGCTCGTCGGCCCTCGCAAAAACATTTTCCTCGGGAGCGAACTGAAGCTCACCGAAGGGCCACACCTGTACCAAAAAGACGGATACTACTACCTGCTCACCGCAGAAGGCGGCACCAGCTACGACCACGCAGTCTCCATGGCCAGGTCTACAGCTATCGACGGACCCTACGAAATAGATCCCAACAACCCTTTCATTACCTCCCGCTACGCCCCTCAAGCTCCCTTGCAAAAAGCGGGACACGCGTCACTGGTCGAAACGGCTGACGGCCAATGGTACGCAGTCCACCTTTGCGGCCGTCCCATCGAAGTCGCCTCCTCCGACAAGGCCTTGTCCCCAGAAAACGGACACAGCTCAGCCCAACGCGCCCTCGCCCCCGAGCAACGCAGACGCTGTATCCTTGGGCGCGAAACCGCGATCCAAAAACTCGATTGGCCGGACGGCGATTGGCCACGCCTTGCGCACGGAGGCCGTACTCCCGCGCTCAATATTGAATCCTCCGCACAGTCGACCCCACAAAACCATACGCTGAGAACCGACTTCGATTCCCCTAGCCTGAACATCAATTTTCAAAGCCTTCGACGTCCTATTGAAAAAAGCTGGCTCGACCTGGAGTCCCGTCCCGGGTGGCTCAGGCTCTACGGGCAGGAACCAAGCACCAGCACCTTTCGCCAGAGCCTAATCGCACGTCGTATCCAATCGTTCGACACGGAGACAAGCACCGCTATCGAATTTTCGCCTAACAGCTTCAAGCAACTCGCCGGATTGATCGCGTACTACGACACCGCAAACCACTACTTCCTCCACCTTACCCATGACGAGGAAAACGGTCGCCACCTACGCATCCTCAAATACGACGCTGGCGTCTACTCCGAGTTTGTCCCAGCAGAACCGTCCCTTCCCCAAAGCGGGATCGTTTACCTCCGGGTCTCAATCAAGATGGCTACCCTCCAGTTCTCCTACTCGCTAGATCAAGTAAGCTGGAGAGAAGTCGGTCCCGCTTACGACAGCACCATCCTCTCCGACGACTACAATACCCTTGGCTTCACCGGCGCCTTCGTCGGCCTCTCCGCCCAAGACCTGAGCGGACAAGGCCTGCCCGCCGACTTCGACTGGTTCCACTACCGGGAAAAGTAA
- a CDS encoding MFS transporter, whose amino-acid sequence MPQDPTSRRRASDGKLSFVENLGFGLGDMASNLFFQTFNIFLLYYYTDVFGIAPAVAGTMFLLVRFFDAANDPIMGVIADRTSTKWGKYRPYLLWMAIPYGICGYMIFANPDLGESGKVIYATVTYALMLMAYTAINVPYSSLMGVISPSSQARTLASTYRFVCAFGGGLLISLLVRPLVKELGGEDEVAGFQYTMAIFAGLSVLLFWTTFATTRERVKPPKGQVNDLGGELKELIRNKPWLILFVAAMFSTTFIIMRNTVTIHYFKYVAGNGDELFIWIFDKSTFFLSSSMFMMMLGVLCMGFVIRRFDKRFLSIVLTFTTAACLVAFYFIPAENYGLMLAVNALAAFTMGPTSALVWAMYGDVADYGEYTFGRRSTGLIHSATLFALKTGSMIAGTLAGWVLDWFGFVANEQQSESSLLGISLMFSILPAIFAVGKGIALVCYPLDRDKVTEIEEALAVRKANA is encoded by the coding sequence ATGCCCCAAGATCCTACCTCGCGTCGGCGCGCTTCCGACGGCAAACTCTCCTTTGTCGAGAACCTCGGTTTCGGTTTGGGGGACATGGCTTCAAACCTGTTCTTCCAGACCTTCAACATCTTTCTGCTGTATTATTACACGGACGTGTTTGGCATCGCTCCCGCCGTAGCGGGTACCATGTTCCTCTTGGTACGCTTTTTCGATGCGGCGAACGACCCGATCATGGGGGTGATCGCGGACCGAACCAGCACGAAGTGGGGAAAGTATCGCCCTTACCTTCTCTGGATGGCGATACCGTATGGGATTTGTGGGTACATGATATTTGCAAATCCGGATCTCGGGGAATCGGGCAAGGTCATTTATGCGACGGTGACCTATGCCCTTATGTTGATGGCCTATACGGCGATCAACGTGCCGTACTCCTCGTTGATGGGAGTGATCAGTCCCTCGTCTCAGGCCCGTACCCTGGCGTCGACTTACCGCTTTGTTTGCGCATTTGGCGGAGGGCTTCTGATATCGCTATTGGTTCGACCGCTGGTCAAGGAGTTAGGCGGCGAGGACGAGGTGGCAGGCTTCCAGTACACGATGGCGATTTTCGCAGGCCTCTCGGTGTTGTTGTTTTGGACGACCTTCGCTACCACGAGGGAGCGGGTGAAACCACCGAAGGGCCAGGTCAACGACCTTGGCGGCGAATTGAAAGAGCTCATTCGCAACAAGCCTTGGCTCATCCTTTTCGTGGCAGCCATGTTCTCGACGACCTTCATCATCATGCGCAACACGGTGACGATTCACTACTTCAAGTACGTCGCGGGGAACGGGGATGAGCTGTTCATTTGGATTTTCGACAAGTCGACCTTCTTTCTCAGTTCTAGCATGTTTATGATGATGCTAGGCGTCCTTTGTATGGGATTCGTGATACGACGCTTCGACAAGCGTTTCCTCTCTATCGTTCTAACATTCACGACAGCGGCGTGCTTGGTGGCATTCTATTTCATTCCGGCGGAAAACTATGGATTGATGCTAGCGGTTAATGCCTTGGCAGCCTTCACCATGGGGCCAACCTCTGCCTTGGTTTGGGCTATGTATGGAGACGTGGCGGATTACGGGGAGTATACATTTGGGCGGCGTTCGACCGGCTTGATCCATTCGGCGACCTTGTTTGCACTCAAGACTGGGTCCATGATTGCCGGCACCTTGGCGGGATGGGTACTGGACTGGTTTGGTTTCGTGGCCAACGAGCAGCAGAGCGAAAGCTCGCTCTTGGGTATCAGCCTGATGTTTTCCATCCTTCCGGCAATCTTTGCGGTAGGCAAGGGAATCGCTCTGGTCTGCTATCCGCTGGATAGAGACAAAGTGACGGAAATCGAAGAAGCGCTAGCCGTCCGCAAGGCGAATGCTTGA
- a CDS encoding aminotransferase class V-fold PLP-dependent enzyme → MERREFLRTGALGSAAVGSGLLTSKAWAQGVPSQFERSSGTAVELAKDEAFWRARRREFAPAPDFINLEYGYFCPAPLPVLEAEQRGSSEINARASFFMRREMRDELEATRGDLAALGGVSPEEVCITRNTTESMNIIIQGLDLEKGDEIVYSDQDYGSMVEALRQKEKRFGIVLKQVAVPLYPKNDAEVVAAFEDAITPRTRALHVTHMINLTGQVLPVRKICDMAHAKGVEVIVDSAHAFAHVDYKVSDLGCDYLGTSLHKWLCSPVGLGMLYVKKDKIAKLWGLMGDTARADDDIRKLERLGTRPYNHHRGLREAIRYHDAIGSAAKYERLRYLNTYWTSHFRDHERVVLKTPEDPARHGAIANVGVKGVDAKDLGAFLYDRYAILTAPIPNHPVASGVRVTPGLPTPLRHLDLLVEALDAAAKLL, encoded by the coding sequence ATGGAACGGAGAGAATTTCTAAGAACGGGAGCGCTCGGGAGCGCGGCAGTGGGATCTGGTTTGTTGACCAGCAAAGCATGGGCCCAAGGCGTGCCCTCGCAATTCGAACGGAGCTCGGGAACGGCGGTCGAGCTCGCAAAGGACGAGGCCTTCTGGCGGGCTCGCCGACGGGAGTTCGCTCCTGCTCCAGACTTTATCAATTTGGAATACGGCTACTTTTGCCCCGCTCCACTGCCGGTACTGGAAGCGGAGCAGCGTGGTTCCAGCGAGATCAACGCGCGGGCCTCTTTTTTTATGCGCCGCGAGATGCGCGATGAGCTGGAGGCGACCCGTGGGGACCTGGCGGCTCTGGGCGGGGTGAGTCCCGAGGAAGTATGCATCACCCGCAATACCACGGAGTCGATGAATATCATCATCCAGGGTCTCGACTTGGAAAAGGGTGACGAGATCGTGTATTCGGATCAAGACTACGGAAGCATGGTGGAAGCCCTGCGACAAAAGGAGAAGCGTTTCGGAATTGTGCTCAAGCAGGTTGCGGTTCCCCTCTATCCCAAGAACGATGCGGAGGTGGTTGCCGCCTTTGAAGACGCGATAACGCCTCGCACGCGAGCCCTGCACGTGACGCACATGATCAACTTGACGGGGCAGGTCTTGCCGGTGCGCAAAATCTGCGACATGGCTCATGCCAAGGGAGTCGAGGTGATCGTAGATTCCGCTCACGCTTTTGCTCACGTAGACTACAAGGTTTCGGATTTGGGATGCGACTATTTGGGGACTAGCTTGCACAAGTGGCTTTGCTCTCCGGTGGGGTTGGGGATGCTCTACGTGAAGAAGGATAAGATCGCCAAGCTCTGGGGATTGATGGGCGATACGGCGCGAGCGGATGACGACATTCGAAAGCTCGAGCGACTGGGGACGCGTCCCTACAACCACCACCGCGGCTTGCGCGAAGCGATTCGCTACCATGATGCTATCGGCTCGGCGGCGAAGTACGAGCGTCTCCGCTATTTGAATACTTATTGGACGAGCCATTTTCGCGATCATGAACGAGTCGTGCTCAAGACGCCCGAGGACCCCGCTCGTCACGGAGCGATCGCCAACGTGGGGGTGAAGGGAGTGGACGCCAAGGATCTTGGCGCCTTCCTGTATGACCGTTATGCCATTCTCACGGCCCCGATTCCCAATCATCCGGTGGCGAGCGGAGTGAGGGTGACGCCGGGGTTGCCGACTCCCTTGCGTCACTTGGATCTGCTCGTGGAAGCGCTCGACGCGGCGGCGAAGCTTTTGTGA
- a CDS encoding ADP-ribosylglycohydrolase family protein — MSLDLPPEPAAIERIVELPRSFARDVVLAAFAADAYSLGPHWIYDTDEIDELYPNGVTTLDLPRSEYHPGKGKGDLTHYGDQMLVLLESLAENGEADVSDWMHDWLAFWQDDPESYLDGATRNVLEAWRTEGRFLPSRSHDLAGASRMAPLLSLMAEDPVEEVVAAVREHTASTHGDPLVVDAAEFFARASYHLRDGSPLPEALSRAADETSEAMRELYEMGNADPALPSREMAFRFGQNCDVSNALPLTVWLALKFEDDPVRMLEENVLVGGDSSARGMLLAILVAARGDFAELPVSWTAEQVEKDRVLDALQVLVGNDSGSI; from the coding sequence ATGAGTTTGGACCTCCCTCCAGAACCCGCCGCGATAGAGCGAATCGTAGAACTGCCGCGGTCCTTCGCCAGAGATGTAGTCCTGGCGGCCTTCGCCGCGGACGCCTACTCTCTGGGGCCGCATTGGATATACGATACGGACGAGATCGACGAGCTGTATCCAAACGGTGTGACAACGCTCGACTTGCCCCGTTCGGAATATCACCCCGGCAAGGGCAAGGGCGATCTTACCCACTATGGCGATCAGATGCTGGTCTTGCTGGAATCGCTCGCGGAAAACGGTGAGGCGGACGTTTCGGATTGGATGCACGATTGGTTGGCTTTTTGGCAAGACGACCCTGAGAGCTATTTGGACGGGGCGACGCGAAACGTGCTGGAGGCATGGCGCACGGAGGGGCGTTTTCTTCCCTCGCGTAGTCACGATTTGGCGGGCGCTTCCCGCATGGCGCCGCTGCTGTCGTTGATGGCGGAAGACCCGGTCGAAGAGGTGGTCGCCGCGGTGCGGGAGCACACGGCTTCCACGCATGGCGATCCTTTGGTGGTCGATGCTGCGGAGTTCTTTGCTCGGGCAAGTTACCATTTGCGAGACGGCTCGCCGTTGCCGGAAGCCTTGTCACGGGCGGCCGACGAGACGAGTGAGGCGATGCGTGAGCTGTACGAGATGGGGAACGCCGATCCGGCGTTGCCGTCCCGGGAAATGGCGTTTCGCTTCGGGCAAAACTGCGACGTATCCAACGCGCTTCCGCTAACGGTTTGGCTTGCCCTGAAGTTCGAGGACGATCCGGTGCGAATGCTCGAGGAAAACGTTTTAGTAGGTGGCGACAGTTCGGCCCGCGGAATGCTGTTGGCGATCCTGGTGGCAGCTCGAGGGGACTTTGCTGAGCTACCCGTGTCCTGGACCGCTGAGCAGGTGGAAAAGGATCGGGTTCTCGACGCCTTGCAGGTATTGGTAGGAAACGATTCCGGTTCTATTTAA
- a CDS encoding energy transducer TonB, producing the protein MNRSIIKNTLRTATTMPIHISKSASCLFLRVTCCLLFSAGWLATAKPSDDRYEPVSVKRQVEPNYPLWAYSNGVSRGFARIAFYVDEQGNASEFMPLEYTHSAFSEELLRVVRKWKFEPAHFEGRPIKSVCRAHWEFLPARPVNKTVQWDAEFRFHKSNGFNSKSVILSEERALDHKAAMLAFPPIVIKGNASDVDDFVQVTCNFFVDTDGAVGLPEIEFSSDSRLDEFVVTALKHSVFERPLREGKPTVAFMRKTYRIPILGEI; encoded by the coding sequence ATGAATAGATCAATCATCAAGAATACCCTGCGAACTGCTACTACCATGCCAATACACATATCAAAATCAGCCTCCTGCCTTTTTCTTCGCGTGACCTGCTGCCTCCTGTTTTCTGCTGGTTGGCTTGCTACTGCGAAACCATCTGACGATCGCTACGAGCCGGTGAGCGTGAAGCGTCAGGTGGAGCCGAATTATCCGCTGTGGGCCTACTCGAATGGAGTGAGTCGCGGTTTTGCCCGAATTGCCTTTTATGTGGACGAGCAGGGGAATGCTTCGGAGTTCATGCCGCTGGAATACACGCATAGCGCCTTTTCGGAGGAGTTGTTACGAGTGGTTCGTAAATGGAAATTTGAGCCGGCACATTTCGAGGGGCGTCCCATCAAAAGCGTTTGCCGGGCCCATTGGGAGTTTTTGCCTGCCCGTCCCGTGAACAAGACGGTGCAATGGGACGCGGAGTTCCGCTTCCACAAATCCAACGGCTTCAACTCGAAATCCGTCATCTTGAGTGAAGAGAGGGCCCTTGACCACAAGGCAGCGATGCTGGCTTTCCCGCCGATTGTCATCAAAGGAAACGCTTCTGACGTGGATGACTTTGTTCAGGTTACTTGTAACTTCTTTGTGGATACGGATGGTGCCGTTGGACTGCCAGAGATCGAGTTTTCATCGGATTCGCGATTGGACGAGTTCGTAGTGACAGCATTGAAGCATTCCGTATTCGAGCGTCCTCTTCGCGAGGGAAAGCCAACAGTCGCCTTCATGAGGAAAACCTACCGAATTCCAATTCTTGGTGAAATTTGA